In Paenibacillus protaetiae, the genomic stretch GCCGTCGCCGACAGCATCGGCAGAAGCATCTGCGGATACATCGGCTTCACCATCCGGGGAACCGGGCAAAGGAATTGCTAATCCGCGAGTAGCATTCGTGTACATCGGGCCTCCGGGCGACGGCGGCTGGACGTTCGAGCACGACAACGGACGGAAGTACATGGAGGAGCAGCTTGGGGTTAAAGCGGACACCGTAGAAAACGTGCCGGAAAGCGCGGACGCAGAGCGTGTCATTACTGAGCTCGCGCAAAATCATGACATTATCTTTACGACGAGTTACGGCTATATGGATCCAACGCTGAATGTCGCCAAAAAGTTCCCGAAAGTCATCTTTATGCATGCCGCAGGCTATAAGACTGCGGACAATATGGGCACATACTTCGGCAAAAACTATGAAGGCAGCTACTTAAGCGGTATTGCAGCCGGCAAAACGACGAAATCGAACAAAATCGGTTATGTCGGCGCTTTCCCGATTCCGGAAGTAATTTATAACATCAACGCCTTTACGCTTGGCGTACAAAGTGTAAACCCGGACGCCACCGTAAGCGTCGTTTGGACCAATACATGGTACGACCCAACGACGGAACGGCAAGCGGCTGTCAGCTTACTTGACAAGGGCGCTGATGTATTGCTCGCTTACCAAGATTCACCAGCGACGCTGCAAGCAGCAGCTGAACGTGGAGCCAAAGCTGGCGGCAATGATTCTGACATGACGAGATTTGCACCTGACGCTTATCTGACAAACCCGATTTGGAACTGGGGGCCATATTACACGAAGGTAGTGAAATCCGTCATGGACGGCACTTGGACCAACGAACAATATTCCGGCGGATTTGAAGACGGAATGGTTGATATCGCGCCGCTTGGACCAAGCATTCCGGAAGAAACGAAAAAACTGGTGGAAGATGCGAAAACCAAAATCAAATCCGGCGAACTGAATGTGTTCTCAGGTCCGATTTATGACCAATCCGGCGCGGTGAAAGTCGAAGACGGCAAAACCCTTTCGCTGGACGACATCCTGGTGATGGACTGGTTCGTAAAAGGCGTTGACGGCAAAACCCAGCAATAATAACCGGTTAGCCATGATACAGCAGCAGCCGCCAACAAATCCCTTATCCAAGGGATTTGTTGGCTTACTTATGAAGGAGAGGGGCGCTTATCCATGTATAAGCAAGCCGGACATTCGCTTGAGATGCACCGGATTGTGAAACAATTCGGGTCTGTCATCGCAAACGATCAGATCGATTTTGCGGTTAAAGCCGGTGAAATTCACGCGCTGCTCGGGGAAAACGGGGCGGGTAAAAGCACGATGATGTGCATGCTCTCCGGCGTTTACCGTCCCACCAGCGGGGACATCGTGCTGAACGGGCGAAAGGTCCATATCCGATCGCCTAAGGATGCGATGGAGCTTGGCATCGGAATGGTGTTCCAGAACTTCAGGCTCGTGCAGACGTTAACGGCGGCGGAAAACATTGTGCTCGGCGAGAAAACGTCTTTTTGGCGGGGACCGCGCTGGATGAAGCAAAAACAGCAGGAAATCGAAACGATTGCCCGGCATTTCGGTCTGACATTTCCAGTGGATCGCCCGATCTGGCAGCTATCGGTCGGGGAACAGCAGCGAGTGGAAATTGTGAAAACTTTGTACCGCGGCGCGAGCATTATCATTCTGGATGAACCGACATCCGTACTGACGCCGGGCGAAGCAGACCAGCTGTTCCGCACGCTAATCCGCATGAAGGAGGAAGGGAAAACCGTCATTATAACGACGCACAAGCTGAAGGAGGTTATGGCTGTTTCCGACCGGATTTCCGTTATGCGCAAAGGGAAGCTGACTCATACGATGGACAAAACGGACACGAATGAACGGGAGCTTGCCCAGCTGATGGTCGGCAAGACGGTATCCGAAGCGCGCCACTTGCCGGAGCGGCCGCAAGGCAAACCGCTGCTGACCGTAGAGCAGGTTGATGTTTATGCCGACCATGGCCGCAAAGCGCTCGACAACTTTTACCTGC encodes the following:
- a CDS encoding BMP family ABC transporter substrate-binding protein: MKRLRKRWTMGFSLLLLTVLVLSACSNSNSGSGGNSSASPSPTASAEASADTSASPSGEPGKGIANPRVAFVYIGPPGDGGWTFEHDNGRKYMEEQLGVKADTVENVPESADAERVITELAQNHDIIFTTSYGYMDPTLNVAKKFPKVIFMHAAGYKTADNMGTYFGKNYEGSYLSGIAAGKTTKSNKIGYVGAFPIPEVIYNINAFTLGVQSVNPDATVSVVWTNTWYDPTTERQAAVSLLDKGADVLLAYQDSPATLQAAAERGAKAGGNDSDMTRFAPDAYLTNPIWNWGPYYTKVVKSVMDGTWTNEQYSGGFEDGMVDIAPLGPSIPEETKKLVEDAKTKIKSGELNVFSGPIYDQSGAVKVEDGKTLSLDDILVMDWFVKGVDGKTQQ
- a CDS encoding ABC transporter ATP-binding protein, producing MYKQAGHSLEMHRIVKQFGSVIANDQIDFAVKAGEIHALLGENGAGKSTMMCMLSGVYRPTSGDIVLNGRKVHIRSPKDAMELGIGMVFQNFRLVQTLTAAENIVLGEKTSFWRGPRWMKQKQQEIETIARHFGLTFPVDRPIWQLSVGEQQRVEIVKTLYRGASIIILDEPTSVLTPGEADQLFRTLIRMKEEGKTVIITTHKLKEVMAVSDRISVMRKGKLTHTMDKTDTNERELAQLMVGKTVSEARHLPERPQGKPLLTVEQVDVYADHGRKALDNFYLQVMEGEIVGVAGVAGNGQKELAEMLSGLRSWKRGKVYFDGKELKNGSVRGAIEAGISHVPENRMKSGLAGSLGIVDNLLFKSYRTKERSKYGLLRTAGNRVWSEELVAQFDVKTPSLDTPVRHLSGGNQQKLLFAREVHQNPRLMVAVHPTQGLDVGATEGVHQLLTDLRNRGRSVLLISEDLDEVMLLSDRILIIYNGRIIGEMRRNEADRDRIGMLMAGLQEAEEETG